From Leptotrichia trevisanii DSM 22070:
AAAATGTTGTTTTTAATCTCCCAAAACGATACTTTTAATTCCCAAAATGTTGTTTTAATCTCCCAAAATGATACTTTTATTAGCTCTCAAACTTAATATTTATAAGTGTTTGTGAACACCTAAAAGATATAAAATATTTTAAAAGATATAAAAATCTTTTAAAATATTTTTTTAAAAGAATTGATTTTTAAATTTTTCATTGTTACAAAAAGTACCCCTATATGTTACAAAAGGTACCCTTATCATAATAAACCTTTATTTATAGTATATTTCACTACATTTCGATATATCAAACTAACATACTTAATAAATTTATATCACTCGTAAAAAGTTATTTTTATATCAAAAAAGGGGAATACGATGTATATACACTTTTTATAAATTTAAAATTTGCTAATATAAGCCATTTTAAGCAATTTTTTCTAATTATCCAACCTTTTACACTACAAACTTATTTCATAGTCAAATTTACCCTCATATGCCTCTATATGAATATATATTAATAATATTCTCATCTAAAATACTGTTTCTTTAAAAACGTTTTTTATTTGCATTTTTTTTTAATTTGTGTTAGAATTATTTAATCTTTAATTAAAAAAAGGAGGTGTAAAAATTTATGAAAAAAATAGTAAGTTGTTGTGTTTTTTTACTTGTAAATCTTGCCTTTCCAGCTCCAGTCAATGAGGCTAACAGGATCATTGATATTCAGCAGAGACAGCTTGAACAGGAGAGAATCAGGCAGCAGCAGGAGAAAATGCAGAAGGAGTTTGAGAATACAAAGTTTGACAACCCTAAGCCTCAGATTGATAAGGATATTGAAAATAGTAATTTGAATTCTAATAAATTCTTAATTAAATCAGTCAATATAAAAGACAATGACAAGCTGCTGTCTCAAAGGGAAAGAAATAAAATTATTGGAAAATATGTCTATCTTGAACTAAGTTCCAATGACATTAGAAACCTTCTCACAGATCTTACAAATAAACTAATTTCTAAAGGATATACTACATCTACTGTAAATTTTGACAAAAATAATGATTTAACCACTGGGACTTTAAATTTGGAAATTGTTGCTGGTAGAATTGAGGATATAAGGATCAATTCCGGCAATGGGCTTGATAAGTATAAGGAATTTTTTATGTTTTCAAAGAACAAGGGAAAAATCTTTAATATCAGGGACATTGACACGGCA
This genomic window contains:
- a CDS encoding POTRA domain-containing protein encodes the protein MKKIVSCCVFLLVNLAFPAPVNEANRIIDIQQRQLEQERIRQQQEKMQKEFENTKFDNPKPQIDKDIENSNLNSNKFLIKSVNIKDNDKLLSQRERNKIIGKYVYLELSSNDIRNLLTDLTNKLISKGYTTSTVNFDKNNDLTTGTLNLEIVAGRIEDIRINSGNGLDKYKEFFMFSKNKGKIFNIRDIDTATDNFNSINANNMTMEVLPGRKENYSRIEVKNRLKNKYTVG